The following are encoded together in the Adhaeribacter arboris genome:
- a CDS encoding MOSC domain-containing protein, translated as MASPLILTDIYIYPIKSLGGVRVDRALVEPQGLQYDRRWLLVDETGTFLTQRVFPQMALLQVQLLPTGLLVTHKQQVAESLFISFDSQNYLNTPLTVTIWDDTVAVVEVSYEANAWFSRLLRINCCLVFMPPEAHRPVEPDFAQNHEPVSFADAFPYLLIGQESLNDLNTRLPEPVPMNRFRPNLVFSGGEPFTEDSWQEFKIGNQNFAAVKPCARCVLTTVNQDTAQKGTEPLRTLATYRTINKKVLFGQNVLPRSGDLLLQTGNPISVLTYR; from the coding sequence ATGGCCTCACCGCTTATTTTAACTGATATCTATATTTATCCCATTAAATCGTTGGGCGGGGTGCGCGTAGATAGAGCCTTAGTAGAGCCACAAGGGCTGCAATATGATCGTCGTTGGTTGTTGGTAGACGAAACGGGCACTTTTTTAACGCAACGGGTATTTCCGCAAATGGCACTGCTGCAGGTACAGTTGCTGCCTACCGGTTTACTCGTAACGCATAAACAACAAGTGGCCGAAAGCTTGTTTATTTCGTTTGATTCCCAAAATTACCTGAATACCCCATTAACGGTTACTATCTGGGACGATACGGTAGCTGTGGTAGAAGTTAGCTACGAAGCTAATGCCTGGTTTAGCCGGCTGCTGCGAATAAACTGTTGCTTAGTATTTATGCCACCCGAGGCACATCGCCCGGTTGAACCGGATTTCGCCCAAAACCATGAACCCGTAAGTTTTGCGGATGCTTTTCCTTATTTGTTAATTGGTCAGGAATCCTTGAACGATTTAAATACTCGTTTACCGGAACCCGTACCCATGAACCGGTTCCGGCCCAACCTGGTATTTTCGGGTGGTGAGCCCTTTACGGAAGATTCCTGGCAGGAATTTAAAATTGGAAATCAGAACTTTGCGGCCGTAAAACCCTGCGCCCGCTGCGTTTTAACCACCGTTAACCAAGACACCGCCCAAAAAGGTACCGAACCCCTCCGGACCTTGGCTACTTACCGGACCATTAACAAGAAAGTACTATTTGGCCAAAACGTACTTCCCCGTTCAGGCGATTTATTATTGCAAACGGGAAATCCTATTTCAGTTCTTACCTACCGTTAA
- a CDS encoding GNAT family N-acetyltransferase, with translation MHANTPAQLKNTPIRTAQNPKDIPVIMDLAVQTWAPTYQNIVSAEQLGYMFQEIYNPKALKQQMEAGQQFLILYQDQTPAGFASYSPLPNNTFKLNKLYVAPAFHGSGFGRLLISAVEEAVKNRGGITLLLNVNRHNPAKLFYEKCGYTVAYEEDIPIGPYFMNDYVMQKSWQ, from the coding sequence ATGCACGCAAATACTCCGGCGCAACTAAAAAATACCCCTATTCGGACTGCTCAAAATCCTAAAGATATTCCGGTTATTATGGATTTGGCCGTTCAAACCTGGGCTCCTACTTATCAGAATATTGTTTCGGCGGAGCAGTTAGGCTATATGTTTCAGGAAATTTATAACCCCAAAGCATTAAAGCAACAAATGGAGGCCGGTCAGCAATTTTTAATTTTGTACCAAGACCAGACTCCAGCCGGTTTTGCCTCGTATTCTCCTTTACCAAATAATACTTTTAAGTTAAATAAATTGTACGTAGCGCCCGCCTTTCACGGATCTGGTTTTGGGCGGTTGCTTATTAGTGCCGTAGAAGAAGCGGTAAAAAATAGAGGCGGAATTACTTTACTGCTAAATGTTAACCGGCATAATCCGGCCAAGCTTTTTTACGAAAAATGCGGGTATACGGTAGCCTACGAAGAAGACATTCCTATTGGTCCTTACTTTATGAACGATTACGTTATGCAGAAGAGCTGGCAGTAG
- a CDS encoding DUF2062 domain-containing protein: MLTPHHKPSYFKRKVVHPFKNLLTMGITPQKLAVTGALGVVIGLMPLFGLTSFLCTLLALRFKLNLPALLLICYLISPLHLILYIPFIEVGLKVFPLTTFNLSLSEITALFKQDWVVALKTIWLANLAGMLLWLVLAGPLTFFCYVLMLPVVRKLLKRLPLPEEQP; the protein is encoded by the coding sequence TTGCTTACACCGCACCACAAGCCTTCTTACTTTAAAAGAAAGGTTGTTCATCCTTTTAAAAACCTGCTTACAATGGGGATTACGCCCCAAAAGTTAGCGGTTACAGGCGCTTTGGGGGTAGTAATTGGGCTAATGCCTTTGTTTGGGCTAACTTCTTTTTTATGCACCTTATTAGCCTTACGGTTTAAGCTAAATTTACCGGCCTTGCTTTTAATCTGTTATTTAATTAGTCCCTTGCACCTGATTTTGTACATTCCTTTTATTGAGGTGGGGTTAAAAGTTTTTCCTTTAACCACTTTTAATTTAAGTTTAAGCGAGATAACCGCTTTATTTAAACAAGATTGGGTAGTTGCTTTAAAGACTATTTGGCTGGCTAATCTCGCGGGAATGTTATTGTGGCTGGTTCTGGCGGGGCCGCTCACCTTTTTCTGCTATGTGCTAATGCTACCCGTTGTGCGAAAATTATTAAAGCGCCTGCCTTTGCCGGAGGAGCAACCATAA
- a CDS encoding DUF2339 domain-containing protein has protein sequence MEAVYYFSLLAILLIVGLFLWQLLVKMREISAELRHLRQELTQSKHSPVTRSQSPAPVFIPEEPVIPVNREDLVQNQIRTEIKIKTKPIKRPSFFERNPDLEKFIGENLINKLGIAVLVLGIGYFVKFAIDQNWINAWGRVWVGFAAGAGLLGLAHWLRRQYAAFSSVLVGGGLAVLYFSIALAFHEYQLFSQTLAFILMVGVTGFSVFMAITYDRQELAVLALLGGFASPLLASSGGNNYRVLFIYILILNIGMLILAYFKNWSVIRVISYLATVILFAGWLVAKVIGEPQGPYLGGFIFAMLFYLVFFAMTVVYNLKQQQSFTLLEIGLLLSNTAFFYLCGLYLLDQLASGTYLGLFSAVMAFFNGVVVWQLKQSTTVDPKLRYLLGGTGILLLYLAILFELTYRLGSTNTEMREIKYLVVASYHYLFALLIIRFLPTTVQTRWPFREVLLGFSLASYVLLVQPIVQEARNTYLLPPGGSILPFVLHYSAVILLILLLYYGFIYYRDTFGLHSKKMNGLLWVGCAAFVYLASTESDHLLALWQYRPGQNLATLLQQQHKIYFPILWGLASFGFMLLGMRYKLKTLRLASLSLFFITLLKLFLFDIQKISAGGRIAAFISLGVLLLVVSFLYQKLKVLLLDDTPPEK, from the coding sequence ATGGAGGCTGTTTACTATTTTAGCTTGTTGGCGATATTACTAATTGTTGGCTTGTTTTTGTGGCAACTGCTGGTAAAAATGCGGGAAATAAGCGCAGAGTTACGGCATTTGCGGCAAGAACTTACGCAAAGCAAGCATTCTCCGGTTACTCGTTCCCAATCTCCTGCTCCCGTTTTTATTCCTGAAGAACCTGTTATACCGGTAAATCGAGAAGATTTAGTGCAAAATCAGATCAGAACTGAGATAAAAATCAAAACTAAACCTATTAAACGCCCGTCTTTCTTTGAACGAAATCCTGACCTGGAAAAATTTATTGGGGAGAACCTGATTAATAAATTGGGAATTGCCGTGCTGGTATTAGGAATCGGATACTTCGTTAAATTCGCGATTGACCAGAATTGGATAAATGCTTGGGGACGGGTATGGGTTGGTTTTGCCGCTGGGGCTGGTTTATTAGGTTTAGCGCATTGGTTACGTCGGCAATACGCGGCTTTTAGTTCGGTGCTGGTAGGCGGTGGGTTAGCGGTTCTGTATTTTTCCATTGCCCTGGCCTTTCACGAATACCAATTGTTTTCCCAAACCCTGGCCTTTATTTTAATGGTAGGCGTTACGGGATTTTCGGTATTTATGGCTATTACCTACGACCGCCAGGAACTGGCGGTGCTTGCGCTGCTAGGTGGGTTTGCCTCCCCTCTTTTGGCTAGCTCGGGAGGTAATAATTACCGGGTATTGTTCATTTACATCCTGATATTAAATATTGGTATGCTGATTCTGGCCTATTTTAAAAACTGGTCGGTCATTCGGGTAATTTCTTATTTAGCCACGGTAATTCTTTTTGCGGGTTGGCTGGTAGCCAAAGTAATAGGAGAACCGCAAGGTCCTTATCTGGGCGGATTTATTTTTGCCATGCTCTTCTACCTGGTGTTTTTTGCCATGACCGTAGTGTATAATCTGAAACAGCAACAATCTTTTACGCTTCTCGAAATTGGTCTTTTGCTGAGCAATACGGCTTTTTTTTACTTATGTGGCTTGTATTTATTAGATCAGTTAGCCTCCGGAACGTATCTGGGCCTTTTTTCGGCTGTAATGGCGTTTTTTAACGGAGTAGTGGTTTGGCAATTAAAACAGTCCACCACTGTAGATCCTAAGCTGCGCTACTTGCTCGGAGGTACGGGAATATTACTTTTATACCTGGCCATATTGTTTGAGCTTACTTATCGATTAGGCAGTACCAATACCGAAATGCGCGAAATAAAGTACCTGGTTGTTGCCAGCTATCATTATCTTTTTGCCTTGCTAATTATTCGCTTTTTACCCACCACTGTTCAAACCAGGTGGCCCTTCCGGGAAGTATTGCTGGGATTTAGTTTAGCTTCGTATGTACTTTTGGTACAACCCATTGTGCAAGAAGCGCGCAACACTTATTTACTGCCACCCGGAGGAAGTATATTGCCATTTGTGCTGCACTACTCTGCTGTAATTTTGTTAATACTGCTCCTCTACTACGGCTTTATTTATTACCGCGACACTTTCGGCTTGCATTCTAAAAAAATGAATGGCTTATTATGGGTTGGTTGCGCTGCCTTCGTGTACCTGGCCAGCACGGAATCGGATCACTTATTAGCGCTGTGGCAATACAGGCCCGGTCAGAATTTAGCTACTTTGCTGCAACAGCAGCATAAAATTTATTTTCCAATTTTGTGGGGGCTCGCTTCTTTTGGCTTTATGCTTTTGGGTATGCGTTATAAACTAAAAACCCTGCGACTGGCTTCCCTGAGTTTATTTTTCATCACTTTATTAAAGCTTTTTTTATTCGATATTCAGAAAATATCGGCGGGCGGACGAATTGCGGCTTTTATTTCTTTGGGCGTTTTGTTATTGGTAGTTTCTTTCCTGTATCAAAAATTAAAGGTTTTGTTACTCGATGATACTCCACCCGAAAAGTAA